The proteins below are encoded in one region of Cololabis saira isolate AMF1-May2022 chromosome 13, fColSai1.1, whole genome shotgun sequence:
- the abhd8b gene encoding protein ABHD8, whose amino-acid sequence MLTSFIEGLLCCLTSKSVNAVVPVESSESADGYEFVEVKPGRVLRVRHIIPDRALVEEPSQGGSVSCKRKITVYRNGQLFIENLGERASAELKTCQNGDTEPNSTVEVELTDSRNSSPPVSVPGNNGASEKGGAGEAPAAGLADPSQQPRRRRRKPKRSVVIDCERKISGCKGTHADVALFFIHGVGGSLDIWGSQLDFFSRLGYEVIAPDLAGHGASSAPQIAAAYTFYALAEDMRLIFKRYARRRNILVGHSYGVSFCTFLAHEFPDQIHKMVMINGGGPTALEPSLLSIFNLPTCVLHCLSPLLAWSFLKAGFARQGAKEKQLLKENNAFNVSPFVLRAMMSGQYWPEGDEVYHAELTVPILLVHGMHDKFVPVEEDQRMAEILLMAFLKVLEDGSHMVMMECPDIVNTLLHEFFLWEPVTPPPPKKESKARPETAKAQTEDSRAVSETAKVRPATARQT is encoded by the exons ATGCTGACCAGCTTTATAGAAGGTCTCCTCTGCTGCCTCACCTCCAAGTCGGTCAACGCCGTGGTTCCCGTGGAAAGCTCCGAGTCTGCAGATGGCTACGAGTTCGTGGAGGTGAAACCGGGCCGGGTCCTGCGGGTTCGGCACATCATCCCGGACCGGGCGCTGGTGGAGGAGCCGTCCCAGGGCGGGAGCGTGAGCTGCAAGAGGAAGATCACGGTGTACCGTAACGGACAGCTCTTCATCGAGAACCTGGGCGAGAGGGCGAGTGCAGAGCTCAAGACCTGTCAGAACGGAGACACCGAGCCCAACAGCACCGTCGAGGTCGAGCTGACGGACTCCCGCAACTCCTCGCCCCCCGTGAGCGTCCCGGGAAACAACGGGGCGTCTGAGAAAGGAGGCGCCGGCGAGGCCCCTGCTGCGGGCCTGGCGGACCCGTCCCAGCAGCCCCGGCGGCGCCGGCGGAAGCCCAAGCGCTCGGTGGTGATCGACTGCGAGAGGAAGATCTCCGGCTGCAAGGGCACGCATGCAGACGTGGCCCTGTTCTTCATCCACGGGGTGGGCGGCTCCCTGGACATCTGGGGGAGCCAGCTGGACTTCTTCTCACGGCTGGGCTACGAGGTCATCGCCCCTGACCTGGCGGGCCACGGCGCCAGCTCCGCCCCGCAGATCGCTGCTGCCTACACCTTCTACGCCCTGGCGGAGGACATGAGGCTCATCTTCAAGAGATACGCACGGAGGAGGAACATCCTCGTGGGACATTCCTACGG TGTGTCGTTCTGCACCTTCCTGGCCCACGAGTTTCCAGACCAGATTCACAAGATGGTGATGATCAACGGCGGGGGTCCCACGGCTCTGGAGCCCAGTCTCCTGTCCATCTTCAACCTCCCCACCTGCGTGCTCCACTGCCTGTCGCCACTGCTGGCCTGGAGCTTTCTCAA GGCCGGCTTCGCTCGGCAGGGAGCCAAGGAGAAGCAGTTGCTGAAAGAGAACAATGCCTTCAATGTGTCACCCTTCGTGTTGCGCGCCATGATGAGCGGGCAGTACTGGCCTGAGGGGGACGAGGTTTACCACGCCGAGCTCACGGTCCCCATCCTGCTGGTTCACGGCATGCACGACAAGTTCGTCCCCGTGGAAGAGGACCAGCGCATGGCAGAG ATCCTCCTGATGGCCTTCCTGAAGGTTTTGGAGGACGGCAGTCACATGGTCATGATGGAGTGTCCGGATATTGTCAACACACTCTTGCATGAGTTCTTCCTGTGGGAACCAGTAACCCCTCCACCACCAAAGAAAGAGTCGAAAGCCCGTCCAGAGACCGCCAAAGCTCAAACCGAGGACAGCCGGGCCGTATCTGAGACGGCCAAGGTTCGACCTGCAACTGCCAGGCAAACCTGA
- the ptprc gene encoding receptor-type tyrosine-protein phosphatase C isoform X1 — MAALGGLKTWALWAAIACLLMGGGEAQVASSENQTTTTSPPTQSTSQSRTTQPSRASNQTAITASNDNSTASDTQTNTTVPPPIGPCSYNVTTIKSGFQINVEPVDNATYTITINENVNGSPEKTETLSSPTYYITNLKPCTEYMLNVMITNSTEKVCGSTDQLTKTDPAQRKDIRDLPAETKRGYVCYQSQWDLSASEPSLRPQSNPTFPQTGPFCVQIPDKDFCSETTIEITQETCGNASITLARNITVDFIDGTKINQSKNSTQLHTAITPTLPSNCKNLTVEYICSETDEVYIASRPLSDLNPFTNYSCTGRLMNNNMFIHKTTQPVSIDAICDLQIYPSLDEIRDTTAVLRWNSTSKCNLSMIKKLSYWCSCEGGDTKILEPGRLHPEGRMCRFTKLTPFKEFICTVEPTFDGNVIPKSTVSITGKTKPGKPDTFYTVTPSQPDNNVIEVMISYSNSQFNGPEPRFEIQLLIADSVIKEIKTEKELKHTFDHLSYSTDYIVKVSACNKFFCSDPSKHKVTTRYNDKALIGFLIFLIILTSIALLLVLYKIYILKRRKSHDMSENMMLIPAGNDEETLLLVEPIAAEILLETYKRKLADEGRLFLAEFQSIPRIFARYTVKEAKKPCNVPKNRYVDILPYDYNRVPLATGNGEAGCDYINASFIDGYKEPKKYIAAQGPKEETISDFWRMIWEQQSSIIVMVTRCEEGNRVKCAQYWPSEDRDTEIFEEFIVKLTSEDQYPDYTIRRLSLTNKREKNSEREVNHIQFMSWPDHGVPGEPHLLLKLRRRVNAFNNFFSGPIVVHCSAGVGRTGTYIGIDAMMEGLEAEGRMDIYGYIVRLRRQRCLMVQVEAQYILIHQALLEHNQFGETEIALSELHGTLSTLKQSNADSEPTLMEEEFERLPSFKSWRTFNTGITAENKKRNRSSSAVPYDYNRVRLKLDEGFSLDSEHDEDEEESSDEEDEDIKYINASHIHGYWGLHALIAAQTPLPDTVGDFWTMVYQKKASAIVMLSGGSEGDEDHDSLYWDEDKKTFGDIEVEVQSTDDSPAVITRTMLIRHVKKTERRTVKHFQFLKWDAKELPEKPKDFADMIKDIKRDCGSSRSQKNVPVVVHCNNGSTRSGVFCALWNLIDSAETEKLVDVFQVVKVLRKERQGMLSNLEQYQFLYNALESTFPVQNGEVKPVQVAAADSVQIVSETGAAAAAAEEESEQPASTTSSDQQAAPENKAAGGDGGEKETKESMTPDQDSNGPTVTLEV, encoded by the exons ATGGCAGCGCTCGGCGGTCTGAAGACCTGGGCGCTCTGGGCTGCCATCGCCTGTTTGCTCATGG GTGGAGGTGAAGCTCAGG tcGCTTCCTCTGAGAACCAGACAACCACCACTTCACCCCCCACTCAGTCAACCTCTCAGTCACGCACCACGCAACCCTCACGTGCAAGCAACCAGACCGCCATCACAG CATCCAACGATAATTCAACAGCTTCAGACACACAGA CCAACACAACTGTGCCACCTCCTATTGGGCCGT GTTCGTACAACGTCACAACGATCAAGTCAGGCTTCCAGATTAACGTAGAACCAGTTGACAACGCTACCTACACAATTACCATCAATGAAAACGTCAACGGGTCTCCTGAAAAGACAGAAACATTGTCCAGTCCAACTTATTACATCACAAATCTGAAGCCCTGCACTGAGTACATGCTAAATGTCATGATTACAAACAGTACAGAAAAGGTCTGCGGCAGTACAGATCAACTCACCAAGACGGACCCAG CTCAGAGAAAGGATATCAGGGACCTTCCTGCTGAAACCAAACGTGGATATGTCTGCTACCAAAGTCAGTGGGACCTCTCCGCTTCAGAACCGTCACTCAGGCCTCAATCAAATCCAACCTTTCCCCAAACTGGACCGTTCTGTGTTCAAATTCCTGACAAGGACTTCTGCTCAGAAACAACAATAGAAATCACTCAAGAAACTTGTGGGAATGCCTCCATTACCTTGGCCAGAAATATAACTGTTG atttcATAGATGGAACTAAGATAAATCAGTCTAAAAACTCCACACAACTGCATACAGCGATAACGCCAACGCTTCCTTCAAATTGTAAAAATCTCACTGTTGAATACATCTGTTCAG AAACCGATGAGGTTTATATCGCCTCCAGACCCCTGTCCGATCTGAATCCCTTCACAAACTACAGCTGTACTGGTCGGCTGATGAACAACAATATGTTCATCCATAAGACAACTCAACCTGTCTCGATCGACGCCATATGTG ATCTCCAAATCTATCCAAGCCTGGATGAAATTAGAGATACTACCGCTGTGCTGAGATGGAACTCGACCAGTAAATGTAACCTGTCAATGATTAAAAAGCTGTCTTATTGGTGCAGTTGTGAAGGAGGAG acacAAAGATTCTGGAGCCTGGCCGTTTGCATCCCGAAGGAAGAATGTGTCGTTTTACGAAACTTACACCATTCAAAGAATTCATCTGTACAGTCGAGCCCACCTTTGACGGCAATGTTATTCCCAAATCCACTGTTTCCATAACAGGAAAAACAAAGCCAGGAA AACCAGATACTTTTTACACCGTGACCCCGTCACAACCTGACAATAACGTGATTGAAGTAATGATCAGCTACTCCAATTCCCAGTTTAATGGTCCCGAGCCACGTTTCGAAATACAACTTCTAATTGCAGACAGTGTTATCAAGGAAATTAAGACAGAAAAAGAATTGAAACATACATTCGATCATCTGAGCTACTCAACAGATTACATTGTGAAG GTGTCTGCTTGCAATAAATTCTTCTGTAGCGACCCTTCGAAACACAAAGTTACGACTCGCT ACAATGACAAAGCTCTCATTGGGTTTCTGATCTTCCTTATCATCCTCACGTCCATTGCTCTTCTTCTGGTCCTCTACAAGATCTACATATTGAAGCGCAGAAAGTCCCA TGATATGAGTGAAAACATGATGCTTATTCCAGCAGGAA ATGATGAAGAGACCCTGCTGTTAGTTGAACCAATCGCTGCAGAGATCCTTCTGGAAACCTACAAGAGAAAACTTGCTGACGAAGGGAGACTTTTCCTGGCTGAGTTTCAG AGCATTCCCAGGATTTTTGCCAGGTACACAGTGAAAGAGGCCAAGAAGCCCTGCAATGTCCCGAAGAATCGCTACGTGGACATCCTGCCAT ATGATTACAACCGCGTCCCACTGGCCACAGGAAACGGAGAGGCAGGATGCGACTACATTAACGCCAGCTTCATTGAC GGGTACAAGGAACCAAAGAAGTACATTGCAGCTCAAG GGCCAAAGGAGGAGACCATCAGCGACTTCTGGAGGATGATCTGGGAGCAGCAGTCCTCTATTATTGTCATGGTGACGCGCTGTGAGGAGGGAAACCGC GTCAAGTGTGCGCAGTACTGGCCGTCTGAAGACAGGGACACGGAGATCTTTGAGGAGTTCATAGTGAAACTCACCTCGGAGGACCAATATCCCGACTACACCATCCGCCGTCTGAGTCTGACTAAC AAGAGGGAGAAGAACTCGGAGAGGGAAGTGAATCACATCCAGTTCATGAGCTGGCCCGACCACGGCGTCCCGGGGGAGCCGCACCTCCTGCTGAAACTCAGGCGGAGGGTCAATGCTTTCAACAATTTCTTCAGCGGCCCCATCGTTGTTCACTGCAG TGCGGGAGTCGGCAGGACGGGCACCTACATCGGCATCGATGCCATGATGGAGGGTCTGGAGGCGGAGGGCAGGATGGACATCTACGGTTACATCGTCCGACTCCGCAGACAGAGGTGTCTCATGGTTCAAGTAGAG GCCCAGTACATCCTGATCCACCAGGCGCTGCTGGAGCACAACCAGTTCGGGGAGACGGAGATCGCCCTGTCCGAGCTGCACGGCACTCTGAGCACACTCAAGCAGAGCAACGCAGACAGCGAACCCACCTTGATGGAGGAGGAGTTTGAG AGACTGCCGTCCTTCAAAAGCTGGAGGACTTTCAACACCGGCATCACAGCAGAGAACAAGAAGAGGAATCGCTCTTCGTCCGCCGTCCCGT ACGACTACAACCGGGTGCGCCTGAAGCTCGACGAGGGGTTCAGTCTAGACAGCGAGCAcgacgaggacgaggaggagtcGTCAGATGAAGAGGACGAAGACATAAAATACATCAATGCCTCCCACATTCAT GGCTACTGGGGGCTGCATGCCCTGATTGCTGCACAGACGCCGCTGCCAGACACCGTGGGCGACTTCTGGACCATGGTTTACCAGAAGAAAGCGTCGGCCATCGTCATGCTTTCAGGCGGCAGCGAGGGAGACGAG GACCACGACTCGCTGTACTGGGACGAAGACAAGAAGACCTTTGGGGACATCGAGGTGGAGGTTCAGAGCACCGACGACTCGCCTGCGGTCATCACTCGCACCATGCTGATCCGTCACGTCAAG AAGACGGAGCGTCGGACGGTCAAACACTTCCAGTTCCTGAAGTGGGACGCCAAGGAGCTGCCGGAGAAACCTAAAGATTTCGCAGATATGATCAAGGACATTAAGCGCGACTGCGGCAGCAGCAGATCACAGAAGAACGTGCCCGTTGTGGTCCACTGCAA TAACGGCTCGACCCGTTCGGGGGTTTTCTGTGCGCTGTGGAACTTGATAGACAGCGCTGAGACGGAGAAGCTGGTGGACGTCTTCCAAGTGGTCAAAGTTCTGCGCAAGGAGCGGCAGGGCATGCTCTCCAACTTG GAGCAGTACCAGTTCTTGTACAACGCTCTGGAGAGCACTTTCCCAGTGCAGAACGGGGAAGTGAAACCAGTGCAGGTCGCAGCAGCCGACTCCGTTCAGATAGTGAGTGAAAccggagctgcagctgcagcagcggaGGAGGAATCCGAGCAGCCAGCCAGCACTACCAGCAGCGACCAGCAGGCGGCGCCAGAGAACAAGGCTGCCGGGGGGGACGGAGGCGAGAAGGAAACAAAAGAGTCCATGACACCTGACCAGGACAGCAACGGCCCCACTGTCACTCTGGAGGTCTGA
- the ptprc gene encoding receptor-type tyrosine-protein phosphatase C isoform X2 codes for MAALGGLKTWALWAAIACLLMGGGEAQASNDNSTASDTQTNTTVPPPIGPCSYNVTTIKSGFQINVEPVDNATYTITINENVNGSPEKTETLSSPTYYITNLKPCTEYMLNVMITNSTEKVCGSTDQLTKTDPAQRKDIRDLPAETKRGYVCYQSQWDLSASEPSLRPQSNPTFPQTGPFCVQIPDKDFCSETTIEITQETCGNASITLARNITVDFIDGTKINQSKNSTQLHTAITPTLPSNCKNLTVEYICSETDEVYIASRPLSDLNPFTNYSCTGRLMNNNMFIHKTTQPVSIDAICDLQIYPSLDEIRDTTAVLRWNSTSKCNLSMIKKLSYWCSCEGGDTKILEPGRLHPEGRMCRFTKLTPFKEFICTVEPTFDGNVIPKSTVSITGKTKPGKPDTFYTVTPSQPDNNVIEVMISYSNSQFNGPEPRFEIQLLIADSVIKEIKTEKELKHTFDHLSYSTDYIVKVSACNKFFCSDPSKHKVTTRYNDKALIGFLIFLIILTSIALLLVLYKIYILKRRKSHDMSENMMLIPAGNDEETLLLVEPIAAEILLETYKRKLADEGRLFLAEFQSIPRIFARYTVKEAKKPCNVPKNRYVDILPYDYNRVPLATGNGEAGCDYINASFIDGYKEPKKYIAAQGPKEETISDFWRMIWEQQSSIIVMVTRCEEGNRVKCAQYWPSEDRDTEIFEEFIVKLTSEDQYPDYTIRRLSLTNKREKNSEREVNHIQFMSWPDHGVPGEPHLLLKLRRRVNAFNNFFSGPIVVHCSAGVGRTGTYIGIDAMMEGLEAEGRMDIYGYIVRLRRQRCLMVQVEAQYILIHQALLEHNQFGETEIALSELHGTLSTLKQSNADSEPTLMEEEFERLPSFKSWRTFNTGITAENKKRNRSSSAVPYDYNRVRLKLDEGFSLDSEHDEDEEESSDEEDEDIKYINASHIHGYWGLHALIAAQTPLPDTVGDFWTMVYQKKASAIVMLSGGSEGDEDHDSLYWDEDKKTFGDIEVEVQSTDDSPAVITRTMLIRHVKKTERRTVKHFQFLKWDAKELPEKPKDFADMIKDIKRDCGSSRSQKNVPVVVHCNNGSTRSGVFCALWNLIDSAETEKLVDVFQVVKVLRKERQGMLSNLEQYQFLYNALESTFPVQNGEVKPVQVAAADSVQIVSETGAAAAAAEEESEQPASTTSSDQQAAPENKAAGGDGGEKETKESMTPDQDSNGPTVTLEV; via the exons ATGGCAGCGCTCGGCGGTCTGAAGACCTGGGCGCTCTGGGCTGCCATCGCCTGTTTGCTCATGG GTGGAGGTGAAGCTCAGG CATCCAACGATAATTCAACAGCTTCAGACACACAGA CCAACACAACTGTGCCACCTCCTATTGGGCCGT GTTCGTACAACGTCACAACGATCAAGTCAGGCTTCCAGATTAACGTAGAACCAGTTGACAACGCTACCTACACAATTACCATCAATGAAAACGTCAACGGGTCTCCTGAAAAGACAGAAACATTGTCCAGTCCAACTTATTACATCACAAATCTGAAGCCCTGCACTGAGTACATGCTAAATGTCATGATTACAAACAGTACAGAAAAGGTCTGCGGCAGTACAGATCAACTCACCAAGACGGACCCAG CTCAGAGAAAGGATATCAGGGACCTTCCTGCTGAAACCAAACGTGGATATGTCTGCTACCAAAGTCAGTGGGACCTCTCCGCTTCAGAACCGTCACTCAGGCCTCAATCAAATCCAACCTTTCCCCAAACTGGACCGTTCTGTGTTCAAATTCCTGACAAGGACTTCTGCTCAGAAACAACAATAGAAATCACTCAAGAAACTTGTGGGAATGCCTCCATTACCTTGGCCAGAAATATAACTGTTG atttcATAGATGGAACTAAGATAAATCAGTCTAAAAACTCCACACAACTGCATACAGCGATAACGCCAACGCTTCCTTCAAATTGTAAAAATCTCACTGTTGAATACATCTGTTCAG AAACCGATGAGGTTTATATCGCCTCCAGACCCCTGTCCGATCTGAATCCCTTCACAAACTACAGCTGTACTGGTCGGCTGATGAACAACAATATGTTCATCCATAAGACAACTCAACCTGTCTCGATCGACGCCATATGTG ATCTCCAAATCTATCCAAGCCTGGATGAAATTAGAGATACTACCGCTGTGCTGAGATGGAACTCGACCAGTAAATGTAACCTGTCAATGATTAAAAAGCTGTCTTATTGGTGCAGTTGTGAAGGAGGAG acacAAAGATTCTGGAGCCTGGCCGTTTGCATCCCGAAGGAAGAATGTGTCGTTTTACGAAACTTACACCATTCAAAGAATTCATCTGTACAGTCGAGCCCACCTTTGACGGCAATGTTATTCCCAAATCCACTGTTTCCATAACAGGAAAAACAAAGCCAGGAA AACCAGATACTTTTTACACCGTGACCCCGTCACAACCTGACAATAACGTGATTGAAGTAATGATCAGCTACTCCAATTCCCAGTTTAATGGTCCCGAGCCACGTTTCGAAATACAACTTCTAATTGCAGACAGTGTTATCAAGGAAATTAAGACAGAAAAAGAATTGAAACATACATTCGATCATCTGAGCTACTCAACAGATTACATTGTGAAG GTGTCTGCTTGCAATAAATTCTTCTGTAGCGACCCTTCGAAACACAAAGTTACGACTCGCT ACAATGACAAAGCTCTCATTGGGTTTCTGATCTTCCTTATCATCCTCACGTCCATTGCTCTTCTTCTGGTCCTCTACAAGATCTACATATTGAAGCGCAGAAAGTCCCA TGATATGAGTGAAAACATGATGCTTATTCCAGCAGGAA ATGATGAAGAGACCCTGCTGTTAGTTGAACCAATCGCTGCAGAGATCCTTCTGGAAACCTACAAGAGAAAACTTGCTGACGAAGGGAGACTTTTCCTGGCTGAGTTTCAG AGCATTCCCAGGATTTTTGCCAGGTACACAGTGAAAGAGGCCAAGAAGCCCTGCAATGTCCCGAAGAATCGCTACGTGGACATCCTGCCAT ATGATTACAACCGCGTCCCACTGGCCACAGGAAACGGAGAGGCAGGATGCGACTACATTAACGCCAGCTTCATTGAC GGGTACAAGGAACCAAAGAAGTACATTGCAGCTCAAG GGCCAAAGGAGGAGACCATCAGCGACTTCTGGAGGATGATCTGGGAGCAGCAGTCCTCTATTATTGTCATGGTGACGCGCTGTGAGGAGGGAAACCGC GTCAAGTGTGCGCAGTACTGGCCGTCTGAAGACAGGGACACGGAGATCTTTGAGGAGTTCATAGTGAAACTCACCTCGGAGGACCAATATCCCGACTACACCATCCGCCGTCTGAGTCTGACTAAC AAGAGGGAGAAGAACTCGGAGAGGGAAGTGAATCACATCCAGTTCATGAGCTGGCCCGACCACGGCGTCCCGGGGGAGCCGCACCTCCTGCTGAAACTCAGGCGGAGGGTCAATGCTTTCAACAATTTCTTCAGCGGCCCCATCGTTGTTCACTGCAG TGCGGGAGTCGGCAGGACGGGCACCTACATCGGCATCGATGCCATGATGGAGGGTCTGGAGGCGGAGGGCAGGATGGACATCTACGGTTACATCGTCCGACTCCGCAGACAGAGGTGTCTCATGGTTCAAGTAGAG GCCCAGTACATCCTGATCCACCAGGCGCTGCTGGAGCACAACCAGTTCGGGGAGACGGAGATCGCCCTGTCCGAGCTGCACGGCACTCTGAGCACACTCAAGCAGAGCAACGCAGACAGCGAACCCACCTTGATGGAGGAGGAGTTTGAG AGACTGCCGTCCTTCAAAAGCTGGAGGACTTTCAACACCGGCATCACAGCAGAGAACAAGAAGAGGAATCGCTCTTCGTCCGCCGTCCCGT ACGACTACAACCGGGTGCGCCTGAAGCTCGACGAGGGGTTCAGTCTAGACAGCGAGCAcgacgaggacgaggaggagtcGTCAGATGAAGAGGACGAAGACATAAAATACATCAATGCCTCCCACATTCAT GGCTACTGGGGGCTGCATGCCCTGATTGCTGCACAGACGCCGCTGCCAGACACCGTGGGCGACTTCTGGACCATGGTTTACCAGAAGAAAGCGTCGGCCATCGTCATGCTTTCAGGCGGCAGCGAGGGAGACGAG GACCACGACTCGCTGTACTGGGACGAAGACAAGAAGACCTTTGGGGACATCGAGGTGGAGGTTCAGAGCACCGACGACTCGCCTGCGGTCATCACTCGCACCATGCTGATCCGTCACGTCAAG AAGACGGAGCGTCGGACGGTCAAACACTTCCAGTTCCTGAAGTGGGACGCCAAGGAGCTGCCGGAGAAACCTAAAGATTTCGCAGATATGATCAAGGACATTAAGCGCGACTGCGGCAGCAGCAGATCACAGAAGAACGTGCCCGTTGTGGTCCACTGCAA TAACGGCTCGACCCGTTCGGGGGTTTTCTGTGCGCTGTGGAACTTGATAGACAGCGCTGAGACGGAGAAGCTGGTGGACGTCTTCCAAGTGGTCAAAGTTCTGCGCAAGGAGCGGCAGGGCATGCTCTCCAACTTG GAGCAGTACCAGTTCTTGTACAACGCTCTGGAGAGCACTTTCCCAGTGCAGAACGGGGAAGTGAAACCAGTGCAGGTCGCAGCAGCCGACTCCGTTCAGATAGTGAGTGAAAccggagctgcagctgcagcagcggaGGAGGAATCCGAGCAGCCAGCCAGCACTACCAGCAGCGACCAGCAGGCGGCGCCAGAGAACAAGGCTGCCGGGGGGGACGGAGGCGAGAAGGAAACAAAAGAGTCCATGACACCTGACCAGGACAGCAACGGCCCCACTGTCACTCTGGAGGTCTGA